The Hyperolius riggenbachi isolate aHypRig1 chromosome 3, aHypRig1.pri, whole genome shotgun sequence genome window below encodes:
- the SLC25A18 gene encoding mitochondrial glutamate carrier 2 isoform X3: MRFDCLIKTVRSEGFFGMYRGAAVNLTLVTPEKAIKLAANDFFRNLLSQEGKELTLIREMLAGCGAGTCQVVVTSPMEMLKIQLQDAGRLATRQTIAGDGSGTVSQTIQKPSALRIARNLLRTQGISGVYTGLGATLLRDVPFSVIYFPLFANINKLGQKSPHEKAPFYHSFLAGCIAGSVAAVAVTPLDVLKTRIQTLKKGVGEDTYNGIVDCARKIWRNEGPSAFMKGAGCRALVIAPLFGIAQVVYFIGIGELILGFFH, encoded by the exons GGGCGGCTGTAAACCTCACTCTTGTAACTCCAGAGAAAGCGATCAAATTGGCTGCCAATGACTTCTTCCGGAATCTGCTCTCCCAAGAGGG GAAGGAGCTTACACTGATCAGGGAGATGTTGGCTGGCTGCGGAGCAGGGACCTGTCAGGTGGTGGTGACGTCCCCCATGGAGATGCtaaaaatacagctgcaggatgcAGGACGTCTTG CAACACGGCAAACCATAGCTGGTGATGGATCAGGGACCGTGTCTCAGACCATACAGAAACCCTCCGCGCTACGGATAGCAAGGAACCTGCTACGTACTCAGGGCATCTCTGGCGTGTACACGGGCCTTGGTGCCACACTGCTCAG GGATGTCCCATTCTCTGTCATCTATTTCCCACTTTTTGCCAACATCAACAAACTGGGGCAAAAATCCCCCCATGAGAAGGCACCATTTTACCATTCCTTCCTTGCTGGCTGCATTGCTGGATCAGTGGCAGCTGTGGCAGTGACGCCTTTAGATG TGCTGAAAACTCGGATACAGACTTTGAAGAAGGGTGTAGGAGAAGACACTTACAATGGGATTGTTGACTGTGCCAG GAAGATTTGGCGGAATGAAGGCCCATCTGCATTCATGAAGGGGGCAGGCTGCAGGGCGTTGGTCATAGCTCCGCTCTTTGGAATAGCGCAAGTGGTGTACTTCATCGGCATTGGTGAACTTATTTTGGGATTCTTCCATTGA